Proteins found in one Amycolatopsis aidingensis genomic segment:
- a CDS encoding M4 family metallopeptidase, translated as MKSLRTRRAGLAAIAGLALAAGMSSMPALAETGTGPAAQPAPPPEALATSAADEAAAIGLDELKKGPAETFRRVGVTPGAGDLFYVAYERSYQGLPVVGGDAVVVADGQGAVRDTVSADTAPIAVGTHAAVTAERAERVARGQLTTVDSVESGPKLVVLAGDSPRLAYQVLVTGTASGAPSRLHVFVDAGSGAVLDTRDEVKRSALAGAPAAAPAQPGTLGSGNGYYNGNVTIDTTSSGGQYSMRDPNRRGLSCGNYNSRQVYTGPDDTWGNGSGTNLETACVDTLYASQTEWKMLDEWLGRNGIDGQGGGFPAYVGLNAVNAYWDGRSTSFGHSQDGRRQVTPMDVVGHEYGHAIFQTTPGGAGRGNENGGLNESTGDIFGALTEFYAQNPNDDPDYDVGEEVNLVGNGPIRYMNDPSRARHPNCYSSSIPNTEVHAAAGPQNHWFYLLAEGTNPGNGMPSSPTCNNSTITGIGIQKAGKIFYNGLLRKTSSWNHRQARVATLEAAKTLFPNSCVEFDTVKAAWNAVSVSAVGGEPTCDNQPPVENDFSLALNPSSVSVEPGASATVTVSTEVTQGEAQAVQLRASGLPSGATASFDPTSVQSGGSAVLTISTTSGTPEGTSQVTITGDGVDIDHTVQLSLTVGDGGPPPGCDAPAWDSAASYVPGDVVSHAGHEWESTWYSSGAEPGDPRSWAVWSDLGAC; from the coding sequence ATGAAATCCCTGCGAACCCGACGAGCGGGCCTGGCCGCGATAGCCGGCCTTGCGCTCGCGGCGGGCATGTCATCCATGCCCGCTCTCGCCGAGACCGGCACCGGCCCGGCCGCACAGCCGGCTCCGCCGCCGGAGGCACTGGCCACCTCGGCCGCCGACGAAGCGGCCGCGATCGGCCTGGACGAACTGAAGAAGGGTCCCGCGGAGACATTCCGCCGGGTCGGCGTCACCCCCGGCGCCGGTGACCTGTTCTACGTCGCCTACGAACGCTCCTACCAAGGCCTTCCGGTGGTCGGCGGCGACGCCGTCGTGGTGGCCGACGGCCAGGGGGCGGTGCGGGACACCGTGAGCGCGGACACCGCGCCGATCGCGGTCGGCACCCACGCCGCGGTGACCGCCGAGCGCGCCGAGCGGGTCGCCCGCGGCCAGCTGACCACTGTGGACAGCGTGGAATCGGGGCCGAAACTGGTGGTGCTGGCCGGCGACAGCCCGAGGCTGGCCTACCAGGTGCTGGTCACCGGTACCGCGTCCGGTGCGCCGAGCAGGCTGCACGTCTTCGTGGACGCGGGTTCCGGTGCCGTGCTGGACACCCGGGACGAGGTCAAGCGTTCGGCACTGGCCGGTGCGCCGGCGGCCGCGCCCGCGCAGCCCGGAACGCTGGGCAGCGGCAACGGTTACTACAACGGCAACGTCACCATCGACACCACCTCCTCCGGTGGGCAGTACTCGATGCGCGACCCGAACCGGCGCGGACTCAGTTGCGGCAACTACAACTCGCGGCAGGTCTACACCGGCCCGGACGACACCTGGGGCAACGGCTCCGGCACCAACCTGGAGACGGCCTGCGTGGACACGCTGTATGCCTCCCAGACGGAATGGAAGATGCTGGATGAGTGGCTCGGCCGCAACGGGATCGACGGCCAGGGCGGCGGCTTCCCCGCCTATGTCGGGCTGAACGCGGTCAACGCCTACTGGGACGGCCGCTCGACCAGCTTCGGCCACTCCCAGGACGGACGCAGGCAGGTCACCCCGATGGACGTGGTCGGGCACGAGTACGGGCATGCGATCTTCCAGACCACCCCGGGCGGTGCCGGGCGGGGCAACGAGAACGGTGGGCTGAACGAGTCCACGGGGGACATCTTCGGCGCGCTCACCGAGTTCTACGCGCAGAACCCGAACGACGACCCGGACTACGACGTGGGCGAGGAGGTCAACCTGGTCGGTAACGGCCCGATCCGGTACATGAACGACCCGTCCAGGGCGAGGCACCCGAACTGCTACTCCTCCTCCATCCCGAACACCGAGGTGCACGCGGCCGCGGGCCCACAGAACCACTGGTTCTACCTGCTCGCCGAGGGCACCAACCCGGGCAACGGCATGCCCTCCAGCCCGACCTGCAACAACTCCACGATCACCGGGATCGGGATCCAGAAGGCGGGCAAGATTTTCTACAACGGCCTGCTGCGTAAGACCTCGAGCTGGAACCACCGGCAGGCCAGGGTCGCCACCCTGGAGGCCGCGAAGACCCTGTTCCCGAACAGCTGCGTCGAGTTCGACACGGTCAAGGCCGCCTGGAACGCGGTCAGCGTCTCCGCGGTCGGCGGGGAACCGACCTGTGACAACCAGCCACCGGTGGAGAACGACTTCTCGCTCGCGCTGAACCCCAGCTCGGTGTCGGTGGAACCGGGTGCTTCGGCCACGGTGACGGTGTCCACCGAGGTGACCCAGGGCGAGGCGCAGGCGGTGCAGCTGCGTGCCTCCGGCCTGCCGAGCGGGGCCACCGCCTCCTTCGACCCCACCTCGGTGCAGTCCGGCGGCAGCGCGGTGCTGACCATCTCCACCACCTCGGGGACCCCGGAGGGAACCAGCCAGGTGACCATCACCGGGGACGGCGTGGACATCGACCACACCGTCCAGCTTTCGCTGACGGTTGGCGATGGTGGTCCGCCGCCGGGATGTGACGCTCCGGCGTGGGATTCGGCGGCCAGCTACGTGCCTGGTGATGTGGTGTCGCATGCCGGGCATGAGTGGGAGTCGACCTGGTACTCCTCTGGTGCCGAGCCCGGTGACCCGCGGTCCTGGGCGGTGTGGAGCGACCTCGGCGCCTGCTGA
- a CDS encoding Clp protease N-terminal domain-containing protein — protein sequence MTEPNRITSPVRLDDLIDGIKKVHTDVLDQLTDAVLAADHLGELADHLIGHFVDQARRTGASWTEIGKSMGVSKQAAQKRFVPKDDPSAVRPEQGFSRFTQRARNAVTAAHNAAHEAGHNEIRPEHLVLGLLTEPEALAAKAILAQGVSLDAVDAAAKAALPDRAGAVPDLIPYSSRGKKALELTFREALRLGHNYIGTEHILLALLEFEGGTGVLGKLGIAKDAVEEHVTDALRRMT from the coding sequence ATGACCGAACCGAACCGAATAACCAGCCCGGTCCGGCTGGACGACCTGATCGACGGCATCAAGAAGGTGCACACCGACGTTCTCGACCAGCTGACCGACGCGGTACTCGCCGCCGATCACCTCGGTGAGCTGGCCGACCACCTGATCGGCCACTTCGTGGACCAGGCCCGGCGCACGGGCGCGTCCTGGACGGAGATCGGCAAGAGCATGGGGGTGAGCAAACAGGCGGCACAGAAACGTTTCGTGCCGAAGGACGATCCGTCCGCCGTGCGCCCCGAACAGGGGTTCAGCCGGTTCACCCAGCGGGCGCGGAACGCGGTGACGGCGGCGCACAACGCGGCCCACGAGGCTGGGCACAACGAGATCAGGCCCGAGCACCTGGTGCTGGGGCTGCTGACCGAGCCCGAGGCACTCGCCGCCAAGGCGATCCTGGCCCAGGGGGTGTCCCTCGATGCCGTCGACGCCGCGGCCAAGGCGGCTCTGCCGGACCGCGCCGGCGCGGTACCCGACCTCATCCCGTACAGCTCACGAGGTAAGAAGGCGCTGGAACTCACCTTCCGCGAGGCACTGCGGCTGGGCCACAACTACATCGGCACCGAGCACATCCTGCTCGCCCTGCTGGAGTTCGAGGGCGGCACCGGCGTTCTCGGCAAGCTGGGCATCGCCAAGGACGCCGTCGAGGAACACGTCACGGACGCGCTGCGCCGGATGACATGA
- a CDS encoding M20/M25/M40 family metallo-hydrolase, translated as MNVKKLLRAGVAAVAGLAVGLAVPVPTAVAQPTTAAAPDIAVSDVQAHLSQFQSIAGRNGGNRAPGAGYNASVSYVEQQLRSAGYDVTRQRCTSCAAQSENLIAEWPEGDADQVIMLGSHLDSVRSGPGINDNGTGSAAILQVALELAEADPAMAKRVRFAWWADEESGLRGSRYYVSSLSGAERSRIDAYLNFDMIGSRNWGYFVYDDVASIKAVFDEYFQSAGVPTERATATDGRSDHAPFKSAGIPVGGLFTGAGSNKTYAQQQKWGGTANSPFDACYHRSCDTINNIATTPLDHNSDAIAYAVWEMAVGGTEQNDFSVSLNPASATVEPGESVTVTVSTEVTAGQSQAVQLSASGLPNGVTASFDPPSVQSGANSVLTISTSAGTPTGTSQVTVLGDGTEADRTAAFALTVGDGGPPPGCDAPAWDSAANYAPGDVVSHAGHEWESTWYSSGAEPGDPRSWAVWSDLGAC; from the coding sequence ATGAATGTCAAGAAACTCCTGCGCGCCGGGGTGGCCGCGGTAGCCGGGCTCGCCGTCGGCCTTGCGGTGCCCGTGCCCACCGCCGTCGCGCAGCCCACTACCGCGGCCGCACCGGATATCGCGGTGTCCGATGTGCAGGCACATCTGAGCCAGTTCCAGAGCATCGCAGGCCGCAACGGCGGCAACCGCGCTCCCGGAGCTGGCTACAACGCCTCGGTGTCCTATGTGGAGCAGCAACTGCGGTCGGCGGGGTACGACGTCACCCGGCAACGCTGCACCAGTTGCGCGGCGCAGTCGGAGAACCTGATCGCGGAGTGGCCGGAGGGCGACGCGGACCAGGTGATCATGCTCGGGTCGCACCTGGACAGCGTCCGTTCCGGACCGGGGATCAACGACAACGGCACCGGTTCCGCCGCGATCCTCCAGGTCGCGCTGGAACTGGCGGAGGCGGATCCCGCGATGGCCAAGCGGGTCCGCTTCGCCTGGTGGGCCGATGAGGAGTCCGGGCTGCGTGGCTCCCGGTACTACGTGTCCTCCCTTTCCGGTGCGGAACGGTCGCGGATCGATGCGTACCTGAACTTCGACATGATCGGGTCGCGGAACTGGGGCTATTTCGTCTATGACGATGTGGCCTCCATCAAGGCGGTCTTCGACGAGTACTTCCAGTCGGCGGGAGTGCCCACCGAGCGGGCAACCGCAACCGACGGCCGGTCCGACCACGCCCCGTTCAAGAGCGCGGGTATCCCGGTGGGCGGGCTGTTCACCGGGGCTGGGTCGAACAAGACCTATGCCCAGCAACAGAAGTGGGGCGGCACCGCCAACTCGCCGTTCGACGCCTGTTACCACCGTTCCTGCGACACCATCAACAACATCGCGACCACCCCACTGGACCACAACAGCGACGCGATCGCCTACGCGGTCTGGGAGATGGCGGTCGGCGGCACCGAGCAGAACGACTTCTCGGTGTCGCTGAACCCGGCTTCGGCCACGGTCGAGCCGGGTGAGTCGGTGACCGTGACGGTGTCCACCGAGGTGACGGCCGGGCAGTCGCAGGCGGTGCAGCTGAGCGCCTCCGGCCTGCCGAATGGGGTTACCGCCTCATTCGATCCTCCTTCCGTGCAGTCGGGGGCGAATTCGGTGCTGACCATCTCCACCTCGGCCGGCACCCCGACCGGGACCAGCCAGGTGACCGTGCTCGGCGACGGGACCGAAGCGGATCGCACGGCGGCGTTCGCGCTGACGGTTGGCGATGGTGGTCCGCCGCCGGGATGTGACGCTCCGGCGTGGGATTCGGCGGCCAACTATGCGCCTGGTGATGTGGTGTCGCATGCCGGGCATGAGTGGGAGTCGACCTGGTACTCCTCTGGTGCCGAGCCCGGTGACCCCCGGTCCTGGGCGGTGTGGAGCGACCTCGGCGCCTGCTGA
- a CDS encoding nitroreductase family protein, with amino-acid sequence MPAEESLATAARLRRRMDERRTVRMFSTDPVPEQLVLDAIAVAATAPSGAHQQPWTFVLVTDPEVRKQIREAAEREEQISYAGRLGEEWLAALRPLGTDEVKPHLTDAPYLIVVFQQRFTLLEDDSVRKHYYVDESVGIAVGMLLTALHLSGLAALTHTPSPMKFLGEVLNRPRNEKAFAVIPVGYPAEDCVVPDLVRKSLDQVLVRV; translated from the coding sequence ATGCCTGCCGAGGAGTCGCTGGCCACGGCCGCTCGCCTGCGCCGCCGCATGGACGAGCGGCGCACGGTGCGGATGTTCTCCACCGACCCGGTTCCCGAGCAGCTCGTGCTGGACGCCATCGCGGTGGCGGCCACCGCGCCGAGCGGGGCGCACCAGCAGCCGTGGACCTTCGTCCTGGTCACCGACCCCGAGGTGCGCAAGCAGATCCGCGAGGCGGCGGAGCGGGAGGAGCAGATCTCCTACGCGGGCAGGCTGGGCGAGGAATGGCTGGCGGCGCTGCGCCCGCTGGGCACCGACGAGGTGAAACCGCACCTGACCGACGCGCCTTACCTGATCGTGGTGTTCCAGCAGCGGTTCACCTTGCTGGAGGACGACAGCGTGCGTAAGCACTACTACGTGGACGAGTCGGTGGGTATCGCGGTCGGGATGCTGCTGACCGCGTTGCACCTTTCCGGACTGGCCGCGCTGACCCACACCCCCTCGCCGATGAAGTTCCTCGGCGAGGTGTTGAACCGGCCGCGCAACGAGAAGGCGTTCGCGGTGATCCCGGTCGGCTACCCCGCCGAGGACTGTGTGGTGCCGGACCTGGTCCGCAAGTCCCTGGACCAGGTCCTGGTCCGGGTCTGA
- the groL gene encoding chaperonin GroEL (60 kDa chaperone family; promotes refolding of misfolded polypeptides especially under stressful conditions; forms two stacked rings of heptamers to form a barrel-shaped 14mer; ends can be capped by GroES; misfolded proteins enter the barrel where they are refolded when GroES binds): MAKLIAFDEDARRGLERGLNTLAEAVKVTLGPRGRNVVLEKKWGAPTITNDGVSIAKEIELEDPWEKIGAELVKEVAKKTDDVAGDGTTTATVLAQSLVKEGLRNVAAGADPIALKRGIEQAVEAVTEQLHKMAKEVETKEQIAATASISAADRTIGDLIAEALDKVGKEGVVTVEESNTFGLELELTEGMRFDKGYISGYFVTDAERQEAELEDPYILLYGSKISNVKDVVPLLEKVIQSGKPLLIIAEDVEGQALATLIVNKIQGTFKSVAVKAPGFGDRRKAILQDIAILTGGQVITEDVGLKLENADLSLLGKARKAVITKDETTIVEGSGDADQIQGRVNQIRAEIENSDSDYDREKLQERLAKLAGGVAVIRAGAATEVELKERKHRIEDAVRNAKAAVEEGIVAGGGVALLQAAEAAFSGLKLEGDEATGASIVKIAVEGPLKQIAVNAGLEGGVVVEKVKTLPQGHGLNAATGEYEDLLAAGVPDPTKVTRSALQNAASIAALFLTTEAVVADKPEKEKAGAGGGDPTGGMGGMDF; encoded by the coding sequence ATGGCCAAATTGATCGCGTTCGACGAGGACGCCCGCCGCGGTCTTGAGCGCGGCCTGAACACCCTCGCCGAAGCCGTCAAGGTGACGCTTGGCCCTCGTGGCCGCAACGTCGTGCTCGAGAAGAAGTGGGGCGCGCCGACCATCACCAACGACGGTGTCTCCATCGCCAAGGAGATCGAGCTCGAGGACCCGTGGGAGAAGATCGGGGCCGAGCTCGTCAAGGAAGTTGCCAAGAAGACCGACGATGTCGCGGGTGACGGCACCACCACCGCTACCGTGCTGGCTCAGTCGCTGGTCAAGGAGGGGCTGCGCAACGTAGCCGCCGGCGCCGACCCGATCGCCCTGAAGCGGGGCATCGAGCAGGCCGTCGAGGCCGTGACCGAGCAGCTGCACAAGATGGCGAAGGAGGTCGAGACCAAGGAGCAGATTGCTGCCACCGCCTCGATCTCGGCCGCTGACCGCACCATCGGTGACCTGATCGCCGAGGCGCTGGACAAGGTCGGCAAGGAAGGCGTCGTCACCGTCGAGGAGTCCAACACCTTCGGCCTCGAGCTCGAGCTGACCGAGGGTATGCGCTTCGACAAGGGCTACATCTCCGGCTACTTCGTCACCGACGCTGAGCGTCAGGAGGCGGAGCTGGAGGACCCCTACATCCTGCTCTACGGCTCCAAGATCTCCAACGTCAAGGACGTTGTGCCGCTGCTGGAGAAGGTTATCCAGTCCGGCAAGCCGCTGCTGATCATCGCCGAGGACGTCGAGGGCCAGGCGCTGGCCACCCTCATCGTCAACAAGATCCAGGGCACCTTCAAGTCCGTTGCCGTCAAGGCCCCGGGCTTCGGTGACCGCCGTAAGGCCATCCTGCAGGACATCGCGATCCTGACCGGTGGCCAGGTCATCACCGAGGACGTCGGCCTCAAGCTGGAGAACGCCGACCTCTCGCTGCTCGGCAAGGCCCGCAAGGCCGTCATCACCAAGGACGAGACCACCATCGTCGAGGGTTCCGGCGACGCGGACCAGATCCAGGGCCGGGTCAACCAGATCCGCGCCGAGATCGAGAACAGCGACTCCGACTACGACCGGGAGAAGCTGCAGGAGCGCCTGGCGAAGCTGGCAGGCGGCGTCGCCGTCATCCGTGCCGGTGCCGCCACCGAGGTGGAGCTCAAGGAGCGCAAGCACCGCATCGAGGACGCGGTGCGCAACGCCAAGGCCGCCGTCGAGGAGGGCATCGTCGCCGGTGGTGGCGTGGCCCTGCTGCAGGCTGCCGAGGCCGCGTTCTCCGGCCTCAAGCTGGAGGGCGACGAGGCGACCGGTGCCAGCATCGTGAAGATCGCGGTGGAGGGCCCGCTCAAGCAGATCGCGGTGAACGCCGGCCTCGAGGGCGGCGTCGTGGTGGAGAAGGTCAAGACCCTGCCGCAGGGCCACGGCCTGAACGCCGCCACGGGTGAGTACGAGGACCTGCTCGCCGCCGGCGTGCCGGACCCGACCAAGGTCACCCGCTCCGCGCTGCAGAACGCCGCCTCCATCGCCGCGCTGTTCCTGACCACGGAGGCCGTGGTCGCGGACAAGCCGGAGAAGGAGAAGGCAGGCGCCGGCGGTGGCGACCCCACCGGCGGCATGGGCGGCATGGACTTCTGA
- a CDS encoding type 1 glutamine amidotransferase domain-containing protein — translation MSETLTGRRVAFLVAPEGAEQVELTEPWQAVRDAGGEPELVSISPGTIQAFNHLDKADTFPVDKVVTEVSPADYDALVLPGGVANPDFLRTVPNAVRFAGEFFAQQQPVAAICHAPWLLIEADVVRGRRLTSYPSLQTDLRNAGAEWVDEEVVVDAGFVTSRKPDDLPAFCAKMVEEIGEGAHRAQARSA, via the coding sequence GTGTCGGAGACGTTGACCGGACGCCGGGTCGCCTTTCTGGTGGCGCCGGAGGGCGCCGAGCAGGTGGAGCTGACCGAGCCGTGGCAGGCGGTGCGGGACGCGGGTGGTGAGCCGGAGCTGGTGTCGATCAGTCCCGGAACCATCCAGGCGTTCAACCACCTGGACAAGGCGGACACCTTCCCGGTGGACAAGGTGGTCACCGAGGTGTCCCCTGCGGACTACGACGCGCTGGTGCTGCCCGGCGGCGTGGCCAATCCGGACTTCCTGCGCACCGTGCCGAACGCGGTCCGGTTCGCTGGCGAGTTCTTCGCCCAGCAGCAGCCGGTGGCCGCGATCTGCCACGCGCCGTGGCTGCTGATCGAGGCCGATGTGGTGCGTGGCCGCAGGCTCACCTCCTACCCCAGCCTGCAGACCGATCTGCGCAACGCCGGGGCCGAGTGGGTCGACGAGGAGGTCGTGGTGGACGCCGGGTTCGTGACCAGCCGCAAGCCCGATGACCTGCCTGCCTTCTGCGCCAAGATGGTCGAGGAGATCGGCGAGGGCGCGCACCGCGCGCAGGCCCGCAGCGCCTGA
- a CDS encoding DUF4253 domain-containing protein, giving the protein MTVTRLHTHSPLPELDLPPGRWRGRLWVSEEPLDEPDRYPACVAAHPESGLWPVLIPGDLRFELSGEDWIVDRSWLPPAGGRVAAVDVAATLARWWGKPCCDGHCLEPFDAEFPGLARAASRRADPLAEAGNTGSVLARQGSSRLGLVATERPADIPALLGWSGMINTTNEVAAISAVLRSWEERFGAVLISLGFDTLELSVAAPPKTRERALTTAAEHRAFCLESFTGQQGDLREFADNLLGARLWRFWWD; this is encoded by the coding sequence ATGACCGTCACCCGGCTCCACACGCACAGCCCGCTGCCCGAGCTGGACCTCCCGCCGGGGCGCTGGCGGGGCAGGCTGTGGGTGAGCGAGGAACCGCTGGACGAGCCGGACCGCTATCCCGCCTGCGTGGCCGCGCACCCGGAGTCCGGGCTGTGGCCGGTGCTCATCCCCGGCGATCTGCGGTTCGAGCTGAGCGGCGAGGACTGGATCGTGGACCGCAGTTGGTTACCGCCCGCGGGAGGCCGGGTCGCCGCGGTCGACGTCGCCGCCACCCTGGCGCGGTGGTGGGGCAAGCCCTGCTGCGACGGGCACTGCCTCGAGCCGTTCGACGCGGAGTTTCCCGGCCTCGCCCGCGCGGCGAGCCGCCGGGCCGATCCGCTCGCCGAGGCAGGCAACACCGGTTCGGTGCTGGCCCGGCAGGGCAGCAGCAGGCTGGGCCTGGTGGCTACCGAACGCCCCGCCGATATCCCCGCGCTGCTCGGCTGGTCCGGCATGATCAACACCACCAACGAGGTGGCAGCGATCTCGGCGGTGCTGCGCAGCTGGGAGGAGCGGTTCGGTGCGGTGCTGATCTCGCTCGGCTTCGACACGCTCGAGTTGTCCGTGGCCGCGCCACCGAAGACCCGGGAGCGCGCGCTGACGACCGCGGCCGAGCACCGGGCCTTCTGTCTGGAGAGCTTCACCGGCCAACAGGGCGACCTGCGCGAGTTCGCCGACAACCTGCTCGGGGCGCGGCTATGGCGTTTCTGGTGGGACTGA
- a CDS encoding serine/threonine-protein kinase, producing MTGDVSGDLTGRRLGNYRIDGVLGKGGMSVMYKATDVRLGRKVALKVIGEHLGADAEFRERFVDEARNTSAIDHANIVPLYDFGELDGMLYIAMRLVDGSDLASLIGNGPMAPERAFGLLEQVADALDTLHAHGLVHLDVKPANVLVTSRESAREHVYVADFGLTRRGATGHRTRGGDFLGSPTYAAPEHLRGEPLDGRTDQYALACVLYACLTGKPPYQGDVSAVIKGHLSGEPPSLARLLGLPAALDEILRKGMAKNPPERYGGCVELITAARGAWSSGGPPSGGNPAVRAPVGAAGIGQPGGQQRPAQHGEGTPMQPYGHQGQSPQQPPQGGQQQGPPPPPPQGPPPGYGAPQPGQPPGQPPGPAPYGPPPGLGTPPQGMHPQGPPPGYPPPGPPAGPPPPQGKGGGKMWLVWVLAAVVLVGGGVLILVLSLGSEDGGDGEGGQNPPQETTRSAPDIPVGPGGSQPNTPPASSAGNPPPESIPVVPSN from the coding sequence GTGACAGGCGATGTGTCGGGGGACCTCACCGGTCGCCGGCTGGGCAACTACCGCATCGACGGGGTGCTCGGCAAGGGCGGCATGAGTGTGATGTACAAGGCCACCGACGTGCGGCTCGGTCGCAAGGTGGCGTTGAAGGTGATCGGCGAGCATCTCGGCGCGGATGCCGAGTTCCGCGAGCGGTTCGTCGACGAGGCCCGGAACACCTCGGCGATCGACCACGCCAACATCGTCCCGCTCTACGACTTCGGCGAGCTGGACGGGATGCTCTACATCGCCATGCGGCTGGTGGACGGCTCGGACCTGGCCAGCCTGATCGGCAACGGCCCGATGGCGCCGGAGCGTGCGTTCGGCCTGCTCGAGCAGGTGGCCGACGCGCTGGACACGCTGCATGCCCACGGGCTGGTGCACTTGGACGTCAAACCGGCCAACGTGCTGGTGACCAGCAGGGAGTCCGCCCGCGAGCATGTGTACGTCGCCGACTTCGGGCTCACCCGCCGGGGTGCCACCGGGCATCGCACCCGGGGCGGGGACTTCCTCGGCTCGCCGACCTACGCCGCCCCCGAGCACCTGCGCGGGGAGCCGCTGGACGGGCGCACCGACCAGTACGCGCTGGCCTGCGTGCTGTACGCCTGCCTCACCGGGAAACCGCCGTACCAGGGCGATGTGTCCGCGGTGATCAAGGGGCATCTGAGTGGGGAGCCGCCCTCCCTCGCCCGGCTGCTCGGCCTGCCCGCCGCGCTGGACGAGATCCTGCGCAAGGGCATGGCGAAGAATCCGCCGGAGCGGTACGGCGGCTGCGTGGAACTGATCACGGCCGCCCGCGGCGCCTGGTCCTCCGGTGGGCCGCCCTCCGGAGGGAACCCGGCCGTGCGGGCGCCGGTCGGCGCGGCCGGGATCGGGCAGCCGGGCGGGCAGCAACGGCCCGCCCAGCACGGAGAGGGGACACCGATGCAGCCCTACGGGCACCAGGGACAGTCACCGCAACAACCCCCGCAGGGCGGGCAGCAGCAGGGGCCGCCGCCTCCTCCCCCGCAGGGACCCCCACCCGGCTACGGGGCGCCGCAGCCCGGCCAGCCACCGGGCCAGCCGCCAGGACCGGCGCCGTACGGTCCGCCACCCGGGCTGGGCACCCCGCCGCAGGGCATGCACCCGCAGGGGCCGCCGCCCGGGTATCCGCCGCCGGGCCCACCGGCCGGCCCGCCGCCCCCGCAGGGCAAGGGCGGCGGCAAGATGTGGCTCGTCTGGGTGCTGGCCGCGGTCGTGCTGGTCGGCGGCGGCGTACTGATCCTGGTGCTCAGCCTCGGCAGCGAGGACGGCGGAGACGGCGAGGGCGGGCAGAACCCGCCCCAGGAGACCACCAGGTCGGCCCCGGACATCCCGGTGGGCCCTGGCGGCTCGCAGCCGAACACCCCGCCCGCCTCCTCGGCAGGCAACCCGCCGCCGGAGTCCATTCCGGTGGTGCCCTCCAACTGA
- a CDS encoding PspC domain-containing protein encodes MTNNVYSPESGTRKLRRSPADRMIAGVCGGWARLLGVDAAILRILLVATTIFGVGTPVLIYAACWILMPEDAA; translated from the coding sequence ATGACGAACAACGTGTACTCGCCGGAATCCGGGACCAGGAAGCTGCGGCGCAGCCCGGCCGACCGGATGATCGCGGGGGTCTGCGGCGGCTGGGCCCGGCTGCTCGGCGTGGACGCGGCGATCCTGCGCATCCTGCTGGTGGCGACCACCATCTTCGGCGTCGGCACGCCGGTGCTGATCTACGCGGCCTGCTGGATCCTGATGCCGGAGGACGCGGCGTAG
- a CDS encoding SGNH/GDSL hydrolase family protein, producing the protein MRRALATFAALAAATLLLAPPAAAESTGYSYVALGDSFTSTGPMFPDQVELPCARSAGNYPSLVARELRPAEFTDVSCGGATTEHMTEPQFGIVNRPQFDALRGDTDLVTVGIGGNDIPFAEVVLTCGSMGLVLPVGSPCKDFYTSSGSDGLAAKVRAVGPKVGAVLRGIRDRAPGAEVLLVGYPSLLPDSGANCWPLVPIAAGDAPYLRDITKLLNRVLAEQAAAEGAVFVDTYTSSIGHDMCRPPGEKWVEGILPTSPAVPVHPNGLGSRNQARQVLAALGSPG; encoded by the coding sequence ATGCGCCGTGCCCTGGCCACCTTCGCGGCCCTCGCCGCCGCGACCCTGCTGCTCGCCCCTCCCGCCGCCGCCGAGTCCACCGGGTACTCCTATGTGGCGCTGGGGGACTCGTTCACCTCCACCGGCCCGATGTTCCCCGACCAGGTGGAACTGCCCTGCGCCAGATCGGCCGGCAACTATCCCTCCCTGGTCGCGCGTGAGCTGCGCCCGGCCGAGTTCACCGACGTCAGCTGCGGTGGCGCGACCACCGAGCACATGACCGAACCGCAGTTCGGCATCGTCAACCGGCCGCAGTTCGATGCCCTGCGCGGGGACACCGACCTGGTGACGGTCGGCATCGGCGGGAACGACATCCCGTTCGCCGAGGTGGTGCTCACCTGCGGCAGCATGGGTTTGGTGCTACCGGTCGGCTCGCCCTGCAAGGATTTCTACACCTCCTCGGGTAGCGACGGGCTGGCCGCGAAGGTGCGGGCCGTCGGGCCCAAGGTGGGCGCGGTACTGCGCGGGATCCGGGATCGCGCCCCGGGTGCGGAGGTGCTGCTGGTGGGCTACCCCAGCCTGCTGCCGGACTCCGGGGCCAACTGCTGGCCGCTGGTGCCGATCGCCGCAGGCGACGCGCCCTACCTGCGGGATATCACCAAGCTGCTGAACCGGGTGCTCGCCGAGCAGGCCGCCGCCGAGGGCGCGGTGTTCGTGGACACCTACACCAGCTCGATCGGTCACGACATGTGCCGGCCGCCGGGGGAGAAGTGGGTGGAGGGCATCCTGCCGACCTCGCCAGCCGTTCCGGTGCATCCGAACGGGCTGGGCTCGCGGAACCAGGCGCGCCAGGTGCTCGCGGCACTCGGCTCCCCCGGCTGA